The genomic window TATTTTCTTTGGACTTGGTAACGTGCCGGGTATGATCGCAACAGTTGTGTTCTCCATGCCCCCTGCAATCAGGCTTACAACCCTTGGAATAACCCAGGTTCCTAAAGAACTGGTAGAAGTTGCCGATGCTTTTGGGTCAACCTCATGGCAAAAACTTATCAAGGTGGAAATACCTGTAGCTTTAAAAACAATAATGGCCGGAGTTAACCAGTGTATAATGCTTGCCCTTTCAATGGTCGTTATTGCCTCAATGATTGGTGCCCGAGGCCTTGGATATCAGGTATTGATAGGAATCCAGAGGGTTGATATAGGAGTCGGATTCGAAGCAGGGCTTGGAATTGTCATAATCGCTATTGTACTTGACAGGCTTACACAGCACCTTACACCAAAATAAGTGCTAAAGCCTTCATTCTTTTTATCCAATTAACACAGGAGGAATAATAGAAAATGGATAATAAATATAAAGCAGTAATAGTAGGAATTCTTTTAGTGCTTTCTCTCTTTGCTGCTGGTTGCGCCCAGCAGGGAGAAGAAGGCGATGATGGTGCAGATGAACAAAAAACCACGAGCATCGGCTATGTTATGTGGGACGGTGAAATTGCCAGTACCAACGTAATGAAAGAGGTCCTTGAACAGGCCGGTTACGACGTCGATATTATCGCTGTTGATGCAGGCCCACTATACCAGGGACTTGCAGACGGCCAGTTTGACTTTACAACATCCGCATGGCTTCCACAAACCCAGGCAAATTACTGGGAGCAGTATGGAGACCAGGTTGACAGCGTTGCTGTAAATCTTGAAGACTGCAGACTCGGTCTTGCAGTACCAACCTACATGGAAGATATTAATTCCATCGAAGACCTGAATGCAAACAAGGAGAAGTTCGATGGAAAGATCACCGGTATTGACCCCGGTGCAGGTATCATGCAGAACACAGAAGATGCAATCGACATGTATGGTCTGGAATATGACCTTGAAGCCAGCAGCAGTGCTGGAATGGCCTCTGCACTTGACGGTGCTTACAGGGACGAGGAACCAATCGTTGTCACCCTCTGGACACCTCACTGGGCATTCGGCAGATATGACCTGAAGATTCTGGATGATCCACAACAGGCCTACGGTGAAGCAGATCATGTAGAAACCCTTGCAAGACAGGGACTCGAGGAAGAAAAACCGGAACTCTATGCAATCATCAGCAGGTTCCACTGGACCCATGATGAGATTCAGACCGTAATGGCTGATATGGAAGACGGCATGGATGCCGAAGATGCTGCTGCAAAGTGGGTCGAAAACAATCCAGATAGAGTTAACGAATGGCTTGGAACTGAATAAGGGTAATTAACCCTTATTCCTGTTTTTTTATCGTTCCATCTATTTAATTTTTGGAAAAAAGAGGTGATTAGTTTGAGACATAATGTTTTGAAAGTTTTAGCATGCTTAGTGATAGCAATAGCCCTGATTGGTGCAGGTTGCACATCACAGGAAGAAAGCCCGACAGAAGAGCCAGTACGAATTGGAGTAGTCCAGTGGGATGACTCACGTGCAACTGGAAATGTATTTTTGCATATCCTTGATGAAGGAGGCCATGAATATGAGATTGTATCCGCAGATTTAGGAGGTCTATACCAGGCAACCTCACAGGGAGACATCGATGTCCTTATCCAAGCATGGTTACCTGCAACCCAGGCTTCCTACTGGGATCAATACGGAGACAGTCTGAACAAGGCACAGGTTGTGTCATCAGGTGCTAAAATTGGACTTGCTGTTCCAGACTACGTATATGATTCCGGAATTACCACCGTGGAAGACCTGAAGGGCAATGCCAGCAAATTCGATGGCAGAATAACTGGTATTGAGCCCGGTGCAGGAATAATGGTCACCACAGAGAAGGCCCTTGAAGAATACAACCTTGAAGAATATGAATTATATTCCAGCAGTACTGTGGGAATGGCAACCGAGCTTCAGGACAAAATGGACAATGAGGAATGGATCGTAGCTACCCTCTGGAGGCCACACTGGACATTCGCACGTATGGAAGGCCTGAAATTCCTTGAAGATCCAAAAGGAGTATATGGAGGAAGTGACAACCTTGTCATCCTCACAAGACCTGGTTTTGAAGAAGACAGACCAGAATTCTACCAGCTTATCCAGAACTATGAAATGGATCTTTCTGATATCGAATCAATAATGATTGATATCGATGAAGGACAATCTCCTGAAGAGGCTGCATCCAATTGGCTTGCCGAGAATCCTGAAAAGTACGATGAGGTACTTGGCACCCAGTGAGGATGACAATCCTCACTTACTTTTTTTATCCACAACCTTTAATAACTAGCATTCCCTTTAGAGTAACCGTATATCTAAGAAGGAATGGATACTTAATTTAGGTACCAGCATTGGATATATTTTAATTGTAACAATGGACCTGTGGAAGAATCAAACCCACTGCGCTTGTAATATAATCTGCTGCACTGGTCCTGCAATCCTGCTTATAAACCTGAGTATTACACAGGCACCAACAGAATTTGTCGATGTTGCCAATATTTTCGGCTCAACCCTGACAGAAACTTATAAAGGTAGATATCCCGGTTGCTCTTAAGACTATAATGGCCGGTGTTACCAGTATTTTATGCTGGCCTTTTCAATGTTTGTTATTGCTTCCATGATCGAAAACCTTTGCCTGACTTAGAAGGTGTTGATAGGAATCCAGCGAGTAGATTCGAGTTGGATTCGAAGCAGGACTCAGTATTGTGATTATAGCGATTGTCCTTGTCAGACTGACCCAGCACCTTACACCCAAATAAGGCCTGAAAAAGTCTTTTTACTTTTATCCAATAATAAAGGAGGAATAGAAAATATGGATAATAAATTAAAAATGATAATAATAGGAATAGTGTTAGTGCTTTCCCTCTTTGCTGCCGGATGTACGCAGCAAGAAAACGAAGATGCAGGCACTGAAGAAAAATCAGCAACCATCGGATATGTAATGTGGGATGACGCAATTGCAAATACCAATGTAATAATGAAAGTTCTCGAACAGGAAGGTTATGAAGTAGAAATAATAGCTGTCGATGCAGGCCCACTATACCAGGGACTTGCAGATGACCAGTTTGACTTTACCACATGTGCATGGCTTCCACAAACCCAGGCAAATTACTGGGAGCAGTATGGAGACCAGGTTGACAGAGTTGGTCCAAATCTTGAAGACTGCAAACTCGGTCTTGCAGTACCAACTTACATGAAAGACATTAATTCCATCGAAGACCTGAATGCAAACAAGGAGAAATTCGATGGTGAAATCACCGGTATTGATCCCGGTGCAGGAATAATGCAGAACACAGAAAATGCAATCGATATGTATGGTCTGGAATATGACCTTGAAGCCAGCAGCAGTGCCGGAATGGCATCTGCACTTGACGGTGCCTACAGGGACGAGAAACCAATCGTTGTCACCCTCTGGACACCTCACTGGGCATTCGGCAGATATGACCTGAAGATCCTGGACGATCCACAAAAGGCCTATGGAGATGGCGATAACATAGAAACACTTGCAAGACAGGGACTCAAGGAAGAAAAACCTGAACTCTATGCAATCATAAGCAATTTACATTATAACCACGAAGAGATTCAGACCGTAATGACCGACATTGAAGCAGGAATGAGTGCTGAAGAAGCCGCTGCAAAATGGGTCGAAAACAATCCAGACAGAGTTAATGAATGGATTGGAACTGAATAAGGGTAATTTAACCCTTATTCCTGTTTTTTATTAATAGTGGATATGAAATATATCTCAGCAGTATTGTAGAAATGACGACTGTACTGCAGGGTTCAATTGAAGGACAGGCCACTTTTTTCCGCAACCTTTAATAACTAGCATTCCCTCTAAAGTAATCCACATATTCAAATAATCAATATCATAGAGAGTGATAATTATGGGCAAAACAGGAAGTATTGAATGGGTAAAAATAAAGGGACGTAAAGGCAACACAATCAAAGTTAAAAAAGCCAGAGCTAACAAGGCACATACTGCACCTGCACAGAGGTATTCTTCTGCAGGTACAAAGAGGAGATTCAAAAGAAGATCCCAAAAAGCCATTGTTGGCTGATTTTCTTTTTTTATTATACTAATTTTTAGAATACAATTTTCAATAGGCTAACCGATATTCCCATTACAGCAATGTTTATATAGAACCACAAACATGTACAAACGACCTGTATGATGCAGGGAATATCAACTTGATGTATATAATACGGAGGTAAAAGTAATGGCAGGACAGATGGCTGGTGGACAGCCAATTTTTATTTTAAGAGACGGAAATCAGAGAACCAGGGGCAGAGATGCCCAGAGCAACAACATAATGGCTGCAAAAGCTGTGGCTGAAGCTGTCAGGACCACACTCGGACCAAAGGGAATGGACAAGATGCTTGTAGACTCCCTTGGTGACGTAGTAATCACAAATGACGGCGCAACCATACTCAAGGAAATGGACATTGAGCACCCTGCTGCCAAGATGATCGTAGAAGTTTCCAAGACCCAGGACGATGAAGTAGGAGACGGAACAACCACTGCTGCTGTGATCACCGGAGAACTGCTCAAAAAGGCAGAAGACATGATCGAGCAGGATGTACATCCAACAATCATCGCATCCGGATACAGGATGGCAGCTGAGAAAGCTGGCGAATTGCTCAAAGGACTTGCAAAGGATGTTACGATCGATAACAAGGACACCCTGATAAACATCTCCAATACTGCCATGACAGGAAAGGGTGCAGAGGCTTCCAAAGAAGTACTCAGCGAAATAGCTGTATCCGCTGTCGCAAGCATTGCAGACAAGACTGATGGCGAAAGCATCGACATCGACAATATAAAGGTAGAAAAGAAGGTCGGTGGCAGTATCGAGGATTCAGAACTCATTGAAGGAATGATCCTTGACAAAGAGCGTGTACATTCCAACATGCCAAAGAAAGTCACCGATGCAAAGATTGCACTTATCAACAGTGCCATCGAACTTAAGGAAACTGAAGTCGACGCGGAAATCTCCATCACCTCACCTGACCAGCTCCAGTCCTTCCTTGACCAGGAAGAAAAGATGCTCAAAGGTCTTGTAGATAAAGTCGTCGCAAGCGGTGCGAACGTTGTCTTCTGCCAGAAAGGTATTGATGACATGGCACAGCACTTCCTTGCAAAGGAAGGAATCTTTGCAGTCAGACGTGTCAAAAAGAGTGACATGGAAAAACTCGTACGTTCCACCGGTGGTAAACTGATTACCAACATCGAGGAAATGACCGCAGATGATCTTGGAAAGACCGAAACAGTGGAAGAAAGAAAGATTGCTGGCGACAACATGGTCTTTATTACCGGCTGTGTCAATCCAAGATCCGTATCTATCCTCCTGCGCGGCGGAACCGAACATGTAGTCGACAATATTGAAAGGGCACTCCATGATGCTCTGCGCGTAGTCGGCGTAGCCATCGAGGATGAAAAACTCGTAGCCGGCGGCGGCGGTCCAGAAGTTGAAGTGGCATTCCAGCTGCAGGATTACGCATCATCCCTCAGCGGCAGGGAACAGCTGGCAGTCAAAGCATTCGCAGAATCCCTTGAAGTTATCCCAAGGACTCTTGCAGAAAACGCAGGCCTGGATCCAATCGACATGCTTGTAGAACTTCGCTCCCACCATGAGAAGGGCGCCAAGACCGCCGGTCTTGATGTCTTCAGTGGAAAAGTCATTGACATGTGGGAAGCAGGTGTCGTTGAACCCCTGAGAATCAAGACACAGGCAATCAACGCTGCAGCAGAAGCATCTGTCATGATCCTGAGGATCGACGATGTAATTGCGTCCTCCAACCCATCCCCATCAGGCGGCGGTGGCGAAGGCGGCATGCCACCAGGCATGGGCGGCGGAATGCCACCAGGTATGGGTGGAATGCCTCCAGGCATGGGCGGAATGTAAAATAATTTGATACAACAGAGCGCTTTTGCGCTCTGCTTTTTTTATATTTTATTCAGGAATCCAGTTCCAATCCTACAGGACAGTGATCTGAACCGGTCACTTCACTTAAAATAAAAGCTTCTTTTACACACTGTTTTAGATCAGTACTTACAAAAAAGTAGTCCAGCCTCCAGCCCACATTACGTTCCCGTGATCTGGTTTTCAAATCCCACCAAGTATAATTACCGTCATTTGAATTGAAAAGCCTGAAAGTGTCAAGGAAACCACGGGAGAGAAATTTGTCAATCCATTTCCTTTCCACAGGAAGAAAGCCTGAACGTTTCTCATTTTGTTTTGGTCTTGCAATATCAATAGGTTTGTGAGCGGTGTTCAAGTCTCCACATATGACTACAGAATAACCCTCATGTATTAATCCCTGTATATATTCCAGAAAAGCCTCATAGAAATCCATTTTATACTGAAGTCGCTCATCCGAAGAATTACCATTGGGAAAATAAATGTTAAAAAGTACGAAGTGCTCGTAAAAAGCAATCAGGATACGTCCTTCATGATCAAATCGGTTTATACCAAAACCATAACGTACCTCTAGTGGTTGGACCTTACTGTAAAAGGCAACACCGCTATAACCCTTCCTTTCAGCAGCACTGAAATAGCTATAATAACCATCTATGCGCCTGATCTTCGAAGGGAGCTGGGAAGGGCGGGCTTTTGTCTCCTGCAAGCACAGGACATCAGGTGATTCAGAATCCATCCATTCCAGAAAACCTTTTTTAGCAACTGCCCGCAAACCATTGACATTCCAGGAAAACAGTCGCAGATTTATTCCTCCTCATTTATCGCAGGAGAAATACCTATATCGACAGCCCTAATAGTAGCAATTACTTCATCCTCCTCATCGATATCCAG from Methanohalophilus halophilus includes these protein-coding regions:
- the thsA gene encoding thermosome subunit alpha, giving the protein MAGQMAGGQPIFILRDGNQRTRGRDAQSNNIMAAKAVAEAVRTTLGPKGMDKMLVDSLGDVVITNDGATILKEMDIEHPAAKMIVEVSKTQDDEVGDGTTTAAVITGELLKKAEDMIEQDVHPTIIASGYRMAAEKAGELLKGLAKDVTIDNKDTLINISNTAMTGKGAEASKEVLSEIAVSAVASIADKTDGESIDIDNIKVEKKVGGSIEDSELIEGMILDKERVHSNMPKKVTDAKIALINSAIELKETEVDAEISITSPDQLQSFLDQEEKMLKGLVDKVVASGANVVFCQKGIDDMAQHFLAKEGIFAVRRVKKSDMEKLVRSTGGKLITNIEEMTADDLGKTETVEERKIAGDNMVFITGCVNPRSVSILLRGGTEHVVDNIERALHDALRVVGVAIEDEKLVAGGGGPEVEVAFQLQDYASSLSGREQLAVKAFAESLEVIPRTLAENAGLDPIDMLVELRSHHEKGAKTAGLDVFSGKVIDMWEAGVVEPLRIKTQAINAAAEASVMILRIDDVIASSNPSPSGGGGEGGMPPGMGGGMPPGMGGMPPGMGGM
- a CDS encoding DUF5350 domain-containing protein; its protein translation is MGKTGSIEWVKIKGRKGNTIKVKKARANKAHTAPAQRYSSAGTKRRFKRRSQKAIVG
- a CDS encoding glycine betaine ABC transporter substrate-binding protein codes for the protein MRHNVLKVLACLVIAIALIGAGCTSQEESPTEEPVRIGVVQWDDSRATGNVFLHILDEGGHEYEIVSADLGGLYQATSQGDIDVLIQAWLPATQASYWDQYGDSLNKAQVVSSGAKIGLAVPDYVYDSGITTVEDLKGNASKFDGRITGIEPGAGIMVTTEKALEEYNLEEYELYSSSTVGMATELQDKMDNEEWIVATLWRPHWTFARMEGLKFLEDPKGVYGGSDNLVILTRPGFEEDRPEFYQLIQNYEMDLSDIESIMIDIDEGQSPEEAASNWLAENPEKYDEVLGTQ
- a CDS encoding glycine betaine ABC transporter substrate-binding protein, which encodes MDNKLKMIIIGIVLVLSLFAAGCTQQENEDAGTEEKSATIGYVMWDDAIANTNVIMKVLEQEGYEVEIIAVDAGPLYQGLADDQFDFTTCAWLPQTQANYWEQYGDQVDRVGPNLEDCKLGLAVPTYMKDINSIEDLNANKEKFDGEITGIDPGAGIMQNTENAIDMYGLEYDLEASSSAGMASALDGAYRDEKPIVVTLWTPHWAFGRYDLKILDDPQKAYGDGDNIETLARQGLKEEKPELYAIISNLHYNHEEIQTVMTDIEAGMSAEEAAAKWVENNPDRVNEWIGTE
- the xth gene encoding exodeoxyribonuclease III, encoding MNLRLFSWNVNGLRAVAKKGFLEWMDSESPDVLCLQETKARPSQLPSKIRRIDGYYSYFSAAERKGYSGVAFYSKVQPLEVRYGFGINRFDHEGRILIAFYEHFVLFNIYFPNGNSSDERLQYKMDFYEAFLEYIQGLIHEGYSVVICGDLNTAHKPIDIARPKQNEKRSGFLPVERKWIDKFLSRGFLDTFRLFNSNDGNYTWWDLKTRSRERNVGWRLDYFFVSTDLKQCVKEAFILSEVTGSDHCPVGLELDS
- a CDS encoding glycine betaine ABC transporter substrate-binding protein, which encodes MDNKYKAVIVGILLVLSLFAAGCAQQGEEGDDGADEQKTTSIGYVMWDGEIASTNVMKEVLEQAGYDVDIIAVDAGPLYQGLADGQFDFTTSAWLPQTQANYWEQYGDQVDSVAVNLEDCRLGLAVPTYMEDINSIEDLNANKEKFDGKITGIDPGAGIMQNTEDAIDMYGLEYDLEASSSAGMASALDGAYRDEEPIVVTLWTPHWAFGRYDLKILDDPQQAYGEADHVETLARQGLEEEKPELYAIISRFHWTHDEIQTVMADMEDGMDAEDAAAKWVENNPDRVNEWLGTE